A genome region from Flavobacterium sp. includes the following:
- a CDS encoding class I SAM-dependent methyltransferase, with translation MKDLFGKAMYDFQTNNSPEDIITETSISEEDEMSVEYLFRSYNEMPKIEQKALQLARGKVLDVGCGAGSHSLSLQNDRNLDVTAIDISQKAIETCKLRGVENALVENILDFEGDKFDTILLLMNGTGIFGKLKNANTYLSKLKSLLNPDGQILIDSSDIIYMFDEDEDGGKWIPSETEYYGELTFSISYKGEKEETFDWLYLDYNTLQNAAIANGLKCELITEGEHYDYLAKLSI, from the coding sequence ATGAAAGATCTTTTTGGGAAAGCGATGTATGATTTCCAAACTAATAATTCACCCGAAGATATAATTACCGAAACTTCAATTTCTGAAGAAGATGAAATGAGTGTCGAATATTTATTTCGCTCTTATAATGAAATGCCAAAAATTGAGCAAAAAGCTTTACAATTGGCTAGAGGAAAAGTTCTTGACGTTGGATGTGGAGCCGGAAGTCATAGTTTATCATTACAAAATGATCGCAATTTAGATGTAACTGCCATCGACATTTCTCAAAAAGCAATAGAAACATGTAAACTTCGCGGTGTAGAAAACGCATTGGTTGAAAATATTCTGGATTTTGAAGGAGACAAATTTGATACGATTCTTCTATTAATGAATGGTACTGGTATTTTCGGGAAATTAAAAAACGCTAATACTTATTTATCTAAGTTAAAATCGCTTTTGAATCCAGATGGTCAAATTCTAATTGACAGTTCTGATATCATTTATATGTTTGATGAAGATGAAGACGGCGGAAAATGGATTCCTTCTGAAACAGAATATTATGGAGAACTTACTTTTTCTATTTCGTATAAAGGCGAAAAGGAAGAAACTTTTGACTGGTTATATCTTGATTATAATACACTACAAAATGCTGCTATTGCAAATGGACTAAAGTGTGAACTGATAACAGAGGGTGAACATTATGATTATTTAGCTAAACTTTCTATATAA
- a CDS encoding FtsX-like permease family protein, with product MNLEYFIAKRLITAKDYKSSISAPIIKIAISAIAIGIIMMMVSVATGIGLQQKIREKISAFNGQVIISNYDNNNSDVTLIPISKKQDFYPNFKSIPEVSHIQAIASKAGIIRTENAFEGIIFKGVGADYNWNNIKEYLVEGKLPDFSNTLNEDVIISRYLANRLNLKLGDSFNTFFIKEEQGKLPNSRRFKITGIFSSGFQDFDATYIIGDIRHIQRINKWSTDQVGAFEVFVKDFTKIKETGNQIYEQISSNLDTKTITEKYSYIFDWLQLFDFNIIVILGIMILVATINMVVALLVLILERTQMIGILKAVGANNWSVRKVFLYNAFYLILRGLFWGNLIGISILLIQQQFGIIHLNPENYYVNQAPVYLNWMHILLLNLLTITVCFLVLLIPSYIITKISPVKAIRFD from the coding sequence TTGAATTTAGAATACTTTATAGCCAAAAGACTTATTACTGCCAAAGATTATAAAAGCAGTATATCAGCACCAATTATAAAAATTGCTATATCAGCGATTGCGATTGGTATAATTATGATGATGGTTTCTGTGGCGACGGGAATTGGTTTACAGCAAAAAATACGCGAAAAAATTTCTGCATTTAACGGTCAGGTTATTATTTCCAATTATGACAACAATAATTCAGATGTTACTTTAATACCGATTTCGAAAAAACAGGATTTTTATCCAAATTTCAAATCCATTCCAGAAGTAAGCCATATTCAGGCTATAGCAAGCAAGGCCGGAATTATTAGAACCGAAAATGCTTTTGAAGGAATTATTTTTAAAGGAGTAGGAGCCGATTATAACTGGAATAATATAAAAGAGTATTTAGTAGAAGGGAAATTGCCTGATTTTTCTAATACATTAAACGAAGATGTTATAATTTCAAGATATTTGGCAAACAGGCTCAATTTAAAATTAGGAGACAGTTTCAATACTTTTTTTATAAAAGAAGAACAAGGGAAACTGCCAAACAGCCGCAGATTTAAAATTACAGGAATCTTTAGTTCAGGATTTCAGGATTTCGATGCTACTTATATAATAGGAGATATTCGCCATATTCAGCGAATCAATAAATGGAGTACGGATCAGGTAGGAGCTTTTGAAGTTTTTGTAAAAGACTTTACGAAAATCAAAGAAACAGGGAATCAGATTTACGAACAAATTTCTTCAAATCTCGACACCAAAACGATAACCGAAAAATACAGTTATATATTCGACTGGCTGCAGCTTTTCGATTTTAATATTATTGTTATATTAGGAATAATGATTCTCGTTGCCACAATTAATATGGTAGTTGCGCTCTTAGTGCTTATTTTAGAAAGAACGCAAATGATAGGAATATTAAAAGCCGTTGGAGCTAATAACTGGTCAGTGCGAAAAGTTTTCCTGTATAATGCATTCTATTTAATACTTCGTGGATTGTTTTGGGGGAATTTAATTGGGATTTCGATATTGTTAATTCAACAGCAATTCGGGATCATTCATCTTAATCCTGAAAATTACTATGTAAACCAAGCTCCGGTTTATTTAAATTGGATGCACATTCTTTTATTGAATCTATTAACCATAACAGTTTGTTTCCTGGTATTATTGATTCCCTCCTATATAATAACTAAGATCTCGCCGGTAAAGGCAATTCGTTTCGATTGA
- a CDS encoding YkgJ family cysteine cluster protein: MKQILNNLNKLAKDKHIENKKYFDKLKKKQPKNLDYIMQDLHDAEFKRTDCLQCANCCKTTGPLFTLADIERISKSFRQKPQQFIEQYLRIDEDKDYVLKSVPCTFLDSENYCMIYDVRPKACREFPHTDRKKFHQIADLTLKNVAICPAAYNIVEEMKKKLPL; encoded by the coding sequence TTGAAACAAATTTTAAATAACTTAAATAAGTTAGCCAAAGATAAGCATATCGAAAACAAAAAGTATTTTGATAAGCTGAAAAAGAAACAGCCTAAGAATTTAGATTACATTATGCAGGATTTGCATGATGCCGAATTTAAAAGAACTGACTGTTTACAATGCGCCAATTGTTGCAAAACAACCGGGCCGTTATTTACTTTGGCCGACATTGAAAGAATTTCGAAATCTTTTAGACAAAAACCACAGCAATTTATTGAACAGTATCTGCGTATTGATGAAGATAAAGATTATGTTTTGAAAAGCGTTCCATGTACTTTTCTTGACAGCGAAAATTATTGTATGATTTATGATGTAAGACCAAAGGCCTGCAGAGAATTTCCGCATACAGATCGTAAAAAGTTCCATCAAATTGCTGATTTAACTTTAAAAAATGTAGCCATTTGTCCAGCTGCATATAATATAGTAGAAGAAATGAAGAAAAAACTTCCGCTTTAA
- a CDS encoding YfiT family bacillithiol transferase, whose translation MNELDLEKLKYPIGKFQIPEKFTPEYISTKIEDISTFPERLKIEAINLNDEQLDTPYRPDGWTIRQVIHHCAESHMNCYIRLKWALTENNPIIKPYDEKLWSELPDSLQMPVDPTLILLEGLHFRLAYIMKNLSENDLEKSFIHPENNSEYRLKQIIGMYAWHGNHHLAHITNLKKYKNWK comes from the coding sequence ATGAATGAACTAGATTTAGAAAAACTAAAATATCCGATAGGCAAATTTCAAATTCCTGAGAAATTTACTCCGGAATATATTTCAACTAAAATTGAAGACATTTCGACTTTTCCCGAAAGGCTAAAAATTGAAGCAATTAATTTGAATGACGAACAATTAGATACTCCATATCGGCCTGATGGCTGGACAATTCGACAAGTAATTCATCATTGTGCTGAAAGCCACATGAATTGTTATATAAGATTAAAATGGGCATTAACCGAAAACAATCCCATAATAAAACCATACGATGAAAAATTATGGTCTGAACTTCCGGATAGTTTACAAATGCCTGTTGACCCAACATTAATTCTTTTGGAAGGATTGCATTTTAGACTGGCTTATATTATGAAAAATTTATCTGAAAATGATTTAGAGAAATCTTTTATTCATCCGGAAAATAATTCTGAATATCGACTTAAGCAAATTATTGGTATGTATGCCTGGCACGGAAATCATCATTTAGCCCATATTACAAATTTAAAAAAGTATAAAAACTGGAAATAA